In one Lolium rigidum isolate FL_2022 chromosome 3, APGP_CSIRO_Lrig_0.1, whole genome shotgun sequence genomic region, the following are encoded:
- the LOC124702421 gene encoding dormancy-associated protein homolog 3-like, producing MGLLDKLWDDTVAGPQPDSGLGRLRKLAGRPAAVKINDVAQDAATVIPPTTPAGGEDAPMKVTRSIMIKRPAGYPSSPRSAASTPPASPLGSTPPISPFSMSPFAGGGGRFRRKSSSDAYERATPPGPSTSHPPPFEV from the exons ATGGGCCTCCTCGACAAGCTCTGGGACGACACCGTCGCCGGCCCGCAGCCCGACTCCGGCCTCGGCCGCCTCCGCAAGCTCGCCGGCCGCCCCGCCGCAGTCAAGATCAACG ATGTGGCTCAGGACGCCGCGACTGTCATCCCGCCGACGAcgccggccggcggcgaggaCGCGCCGATGAAGGTCACGCGCAGCATCATGATCAAGCGCCCGGCGGGGTACCCCTCGTCGCCCAGGAGCGCGGCCAGCACGCCGCCGGCCTCGCCGCTAGGGTCCACCCCGCCCATCTCCCCGTTCTCCATGTCCCCTTTCGCCGGCGGCG GTGGTCGCTTCAGAAGGAAATCATCTTCGGACGCATACGAGAGGGCAACACCACCAGGACCATCGACCAGCCACCCTCCCCCGTTTGAAGTGTGA
- the LOC124698318 gene encoding heavy metal-associated isoprenylated plant protein 27-like, which produces MGILDALSEMCPASLRTRRRIKKRPQLTTVEMKVRIDCEGCERRIRKAVHHLKGVTGVEVIPKQNKVAVTGYIDDPSKVMRRVARKTGKKVEPWPYVPYDVVAHPYAPGAYDKKAPPGYVRNVVADPAAAPLARASSTEVKYTSAFSDENPNAACTIM; this is translated from the coding sequence ATGGGTATCCTGGACGCTCTGTCGGAGATGTGCCCGGCGTCGCTGCGCACCCGCCGGCGCATCAAGAAGCGCCCGCAGCTCACCACGGTGGAGATGAAGGTCCGGATCGACTGCGAGGGCTGCGAGCGCCGGATCCGCAAGGCCGTCCATCACCTAAAGGGCGTCACCGGCGTCGAGGTCATCCCCAAGCAGAACAAGGTGGCCGTGACGGGCTACATCGATGACCCTTCCAAGGTCATGCGGCGGGTGGCGCGCAAGACAGGGAAGAAGGTGGAGCCGTGGCCGTACGTGCCCTACGACGTGGTGGCGCACCCCTACGCCCCCGGCGCCTACGACAAGAAGGCGCCCCCAGGCTACGTCAGGAACGTCGTCGCCgaccccgccgccgcgcctctcgcCAGGGCCTCGTCGACGGAGGTGAAGTACACCTCCGCCTTCTCCGACGAAAACCCAAACGCGGCGTGCACCATCATGTAG